A window from Sporolituus thermophilus DSM 23256 encodes these proteins:
- a CDS encoding adenosylhomocysteinase, whose amino-acid sequence MDSIIRDIKLAPGGHDKIDWVKEHMPVLNVLNEELSRTKPLAGKKVVVTMHLEAKTAYLGLVLKNAGAEVTMTGSNPLSTQDDVAAALVERGVTVFAWYNSTQEEYDHFLHKALDTRPDIIIDDGGDLVALLHGERADVAVNILGGCEETTTGVLRLRALEAAGKLKFPMVAVNDAYCKYLFDNRYGTGQSTWDGIMRTTNLTVVGKTVVIAGYGWCGKGVAMRAKGLGANVIVTEVDPIKAIEAAFDGFRVMPMEEAARYGDIFVTLTGCIDVIRREHFAVMKNGAILANAGHFDVEINKKDLAELAVSRKVVRKNIEEFALADGRKLYLLAEGRLVNLAAGDGHPTEVMDLSFAMQALAVLYIAENHGNLTNKVYNMPYELDRRVATLKLKAMGISIDELSEAQIRYLNQA is encoded by the coding sequence TTAAGCTCGCCCCGGGGGGGCATGACAAGATTGACTGGGTGAAGGAGCACATGCCGGTGCTCAATGTGCTCAATGAGGAATTGTCCCGGACCAAGCCGCTGGCGGGGAAAAAGGTGGTCGTGACGATGCACCTGGAGGCCAAGACGGCTTATCTTGGTTTGGTGCTGAAAAACGCCGGCGCCGAAGTGACTATGACCGGCAGCAACCCGCTGTCCACCCAGGACGATGTGGCCGCCGCTTTGGTCGAGCGGGGGGTCACGGTCTTCGCCTGGTATAACAGCACCCAGGAAGAATATGACCATTTCCTGCACAAGGCGCTCGACACCCGGCCGGACATCATCATCGACGACGGCGGCGACCTGGTGGCGCTGCTCCACGGCGAGCGGGCCGATGTAGCTGTCAATATCCTCGGCGGCTGCGAGGAAACGACCACCGGCGTGCTGCGCCTGCGGGCGCTCGAGGCGGCGGGCAAGCTCAAGTTCCCCATGGTGGCCGTCAATGACGCCTACTGCAAGTACTTGTTTGATAACCGCTACGGGACCGGCCAGTCGACGTGGGACGGCATCATGCGGACCACCAATTTGACCGTGGTCGGCAAAACCGTGGTCATTGCCGGCTATGGCTGGTGCGGCAAAGGGGTGGCGATGCGGGCCAAAGGGCTGGGGGCCAATGTCATTGTCACCGAGGTCGACCCCATCAAGGCCATCGAGGCCGCCTTCGACGGCTTCCGGGTGATGCCGATGGAAGAAGCCGCCCGCTACGGCGACATTTTCGTCACGCTAACCGGCTGCATCGACGTCATCCGCCGCGAGCATTTCGCGGTGATGAAAAACGGCGCCATTTTAGCGAATGCCGGCCATTTCGACGTCGAAATCAATAAAAAAGACCTGGCCGAGCTTGCCGTGTCCCGCAAAGTAGTGCGCAAGAACATCGAAGAGTTCGCCCTGGCCGACGGGCGCAAGCTCTATCTTTTGGCCGAAGGCCGGCTGGTAAACCTGGCGGCCGGCGACGGCCATCCTACCGAGGTCATGGATCTGTCGTTTGCCATGCAGGCCCTGGCGGTGCTGTATATCGCCGAAAACCATGGCAATTTGACGAATAAGGTGTACAATATGCCGTATGAGCTTGACCGGCGGGTGGCGACTCTGAAGCTTAAGGCCATG